The following proteins come from a genomic window of Actinomarinicola tropica:
- a CDS encoding SDR family oxidoreductase, producing MTDIGFDGRVAIVTGAGHGLGRQHALQLAARGARIVVNDLGGTVDGTGADAGPAQQVADEIKSAGGEAVANTDSVASQEGGEAIVQTALDAFGRVDIVVNNAGILRDKAFHNLTPDLLDPVLQVHLYGAFWVTLPAWKLMREQGYGRVVNTSSAAGLFGNFGQTNYGAAKMGLVGFTKALAQEGHKRNVLANVIAPGARTRMTEDLLGPMADSLDPEKVSPVVVYLASDQCDVTGQILSVAGGRVSRVVVAEPLGYYSKDLTPEQVRDNWDAIASLEDLIVPDNANEEIGQLLNVVNR from the coding sequence ATGACGGACATCGGATTCGACGGACGGGTGGCGATCGTGACGGGCGCCGGCCACGGGCTCGGTCGCCAGCACGCGCTGCAGCTCGCGGCTCGGGGCGCGAGGATCGTGGTCAACGACCTCGGCGGGACCGTCGACGGCACCGGTGCCGACGCGGGCCCGGCCCAGCAGGTGGCCGACGAGATCAAGAGCGCCGGCGGCGAAGCAGTGGCCAACACCGACTCGGTCGCCAGCCAGGAGGGCGGCGAGGCCATCGTGCAGACGGCGCTCGATGCCTTCGGCCGCGTCGACATCGTGGTCAACAACGCCGGCATCCTGCGGGACAAGGCCTTCCACAACCTCACGCCCGACCTGCTCGACCCGGTGCTGCAGGTCCATCTGTACGGCGCGTTCTGGGTGACCCTGCCCGCCTGGAAGCTCATGCGAGAGCAGGGCTACGGGCGGGTCGTGAACACCAGCTCCGCTGCGGGGCTGTTCGGGAACTTCGGGCAGACCAACTACGGGGCGGCGAAGATGGGCCTGGTCGGCTTCACCAAGGCCCTCGCCCAGGAAGGCCACAAGCGCAACGTGTTGGCGAACGTGATCGCGCCCGGCGCGCGGACCCGGATGACCGAGGATCTCCTCGGCCCCATGGCGGACTCCCTCGACCCGGAGAAGGTGTCCCCGGTGGTGGTGTACCTGGCCTCCGACCAGTGCGACGTCACGGGCCAGATCCTGTCCGTCGCCGGTGGCCGGGTGAGCCGGGTCGTGGTCGCCGAGCCGCTCGGGTACTACTCCAAGGACCTCACGCCCGAGCAGGTGCGCGACAACTGGGACGCCATCGCGTCGCTCGAGGACCTGATCGTCCCTGACAACGCCAACGAGGAGATCGGCCAACTCCTCAACGTCGTGAACCGGTAG
- a CDS encoding alpha/beta fold hydrolase, which produces MAPAISHPALPPPPQVLDLPGQAGTTIRTLDWGGTGPPVVLLHPNGFCGGLYEPIAQLLATVARPIAIDLRGHGGSTAPSQPAAYRFEHLAIDVLEVLDQLDLPEAAVVGGSLGGAVAILVHRLDPRRWTRMLLAEPVAFPAGVFPQHAENPMAAAARRRRPTFASRAEMAASYRTKEPLSQLAPEALDAYIRWGTTVEAGSVHLACRPEIEATILEISASGGGAADAWDHLADLTCPTTIAAGEHTFLPDIFAAQAERAHAELIAVPGGHFVLHEDTRRGATLIARHALP; this is translated from the coding sequence ATGGCGCCCGCGATCTCCCACCCAGCCCTGCCGCCACCACCCCAGGTCCTCGACCTGCCCGGCCAGGCTGGCACCACCATCCGCACGCTCGACTGGGGCGGGACCGGCCCGCCCGTCGTCCTCCTGCACCCCAACGGCTTCTGCGGCGGGCTCTACGAACCCATCGCCCAGCTCCTCGCGACGGTCGCCCGACCGATCGCCATCGACCTGCGCGGCCACGGCGGCAGCACCGCTCCCTCCCAACCGGCGGCGTACCGGTTCGAACACCTCGCCATCGACGTCCTCGAGGTCCTCGACCAGCTCGACCTGCCAGAGGCTGCCGTGGTCGGCGGCTCGCTCGGTGGCGCCGTCGCGATCCTCGTGCATCGCCTCGACCCTCGGCGGTGGACCCGGATGCTGCTCGCCGAACCGGTCGCGTTCCCCGCCGGCGTCTTCCCCCAACACGCCGAGAACCCCATGGCTGCCGCGGCGCGGCGGCGACGTCCGACCTTCGCGTCGCGCGCCGAGATGGCCGCCAGCTACCGCACCAAGGAACCGTTGTCCCAGCTCGCACCCGAAGCCCTCGACGCCTACATCCGCTGGGGCACCACCGTCGAGGCCGGAAGCGTGCACCTCGCGTGCCGTCCCGAGATCGAAGCCACGATCCTCGAGATCTCCGCCTCCGGCGGCGGCGCCGCCGACGCCTGGGACCACCTCGCCGACCTGACCTGCCCCACCACCATCGCAGCCGGCGAGCACACCTTCCTGCCCGACATCTTCGCCGCCCAAGCCGAACGAGCCCACGCCGAGCTCATCGCGGTCCCCGGCGGCCACTTCGTCCTGCACGAGGACACTCGGCGCGGCGCCACCCTCATCGCCCGCCACGCGCTCCCCTGA
- a CDS encoding universal stress protein, whose translation MSSVVVGVKDPAAPAVLHAAADLAAALAAPLVVVHVEERNWLVDANVAAVAGAGAGAYVLAAAEVTDRCHLDCEVTLAGHPVGWSFELRVGDPATELAAASAHHDARLVVVGRRRRRRHGPHLGKTTTLDRLVDRTGVPVVVVPPP comes from the coding sequence ATGTCGAGCGTGGTGGTGGGCGTCAAGGACCCCGCCGCACCGGCGGTGCTGCACGCCGCCGCAGATCTTGCCGCAGCGCTCGCCGCGCCGCTGGTCGTCGTGCACGTCGAGGAACGCAACTGGCTGGTCGACGCCAACGTGGCGGCCGTTGCAGGCGCAGGTGCGGGAGCGTACGTGCTGGCGGCGGCCGAGGTCACGGACCGATGCCACCTGGACTGCGAGGTGACCCTGGCGGGACACCCGGTTGGGTGGTCGTTCGAGCTGCGGGTGGGGGATCCCGCGACCGAGCTGGCGGCGGCGTCGGCCCACCACGATGCTCGCTTGGTCGTCGTCGGCAGGCGCCGTCGCCGCCGCCACGGCCCCCACCTGGGGAAGACGACAACGCTCGACCGGCTCGTTGATCGTACCGGGGTTCCCGTGGTGGTGGTCCCGCCGCCCTGA
- a CDS encoding cytochrome P450, with protein MSIDRTPVLVGGGKVTNRDGDLVDRITLAAEATRLALADAGGGLAPDTIAMPGVLAPRTEHSARSLDAALGLGARRHLSSTIGGNTPQWLIGVLGADILEGRCDVALIAEARASARRARKQGVPPKAAADPDGEDTEIGDQRLGASPAEVAAGLAAPPFLYPILESAVAHQAGRTLDEQRRFLGAFMAPATAVAARHPDLSWFPNAATPEELTTPTRLRYTRVELLTDPHHARRIERNGVLLHGGYSSDHTYLPPRSVHRVPTIDAWTAQLAAAGHPTRAIEADAVQRAFVPNTDQAKMLLRNGATGAMTRILTLIGVVEGFGSDGIKLIPPMDLTQFIVEPTEDPPYHTDIRRLLPPVFLPAVVAAYEPITKAMADELIDGFLDDAQHVPIKVITRMLGIPGSDHAKFRDCIHRLIEESPLAGDGVLDAIFEIGGYLAGHLEDHRTAPRDDIITRLLDARMPDGRPLTDQEILGVCIQLLLAGIDTTWSAIGASLLHLATHPDNRQRLIDDPTLIHTATEEFLRVFAPVTMAREVVEDTEIGRCPMRTGDRLLLPSPAANRDPEVFDRPDDVVLDREVNRHFAFGVGIHRCLGSNLARMELRVAVQSWLERIPDFTLTDLNAVTWSAGPVRGPRSLRFAFTARQAKP; from the coding sequence GTGAGCATCGACCGCACACCGGTCCTGGTCGGCGGCGGCAAGGTCACCAACCGCGACGGCGACCTGGTCGACCGGATCACCCTCGCCGCCGAGGCGACCCGCCTCGCCCTCGCCGACGCCGGCGGGGGGCTGGCCCCGGACACCATCGCCATGCCCGGCGTGCTCGCCCCGCGCACCGAGCACTCCGCCCGAAGCCTCGACGCCGCGCTCGGCCTCGGCGCCCGCCGGCACCTGTCCTCCACCATCGGCGGTAACACGCCGCAGTGGCTGATCGGGGTGCTCGGCGCCGACATCCTCGAGGGGCGCTGCGATGTGGCCCTCATCGCCGAGGCCAGGGCCTCGGCCCGCCGGGCCCGCAAGCAGGGCGTGCCGCCGAAGGCCGCCGCCGACCCCGACGGCGAGGACACCGAGATCGGCGACCAACGCCTCGGCGCCTCACCGGCCGAGGTCGCCGCCGGCCTCGCTGCGCCGCCGTTCCTCTACCCCATCCTCGAGTCCGCGGTGGCCCACCAGGCCGGGCGGACCCTCGACGAGCAACGGCGCTTCCTGGGTGCGTTCATGGCGCCGGCCACCGCCGTCGCCGCCCGCCACCCCGACCTGTCGTGGTTCCCGAACGCCGCCACGCCCGAGGAGCTGACCACCCCCACCCGGCTGCGGTACACCCGCGTCGAGCTCCTCACCGACCCCCACCACGCGCGGCGCATCGAACGCAACGGCGTGCTCCTCCACGGCGGCTACAGCTCCGATCACACCTACCTCCCGCCCCGCTCCGTCCACCGGGTCCCGACCATCGATGCCTGGACCGCGCAACTCGCCGCTGCCGGGCACCCGACCCGCGCCATCGAGGCCGACGCGGTCCAACGGGCGTTCGTGCCCAACACCGATCAGGCCAAGATGCTGCTCCGCAACGGCGCGACCGGCGCCATGACCCGCATCCTCACCCTGATCGGCGTCGTCGAGGGGTTCGGAAGCGACGGGATCAAGCTCATCCCGCCCATGGACCTCACCCAGTTCATCGTCGAACCCACCGAGGACCCCCCCTATCACACCGACATCCGCCGGCTCCTCCCGCCCGTCTTCTTGCCCGCCGTCGTCGCCGCCTACGAACCCATCACCAAAGCCATGGCCGACGAGCTCATCGACGGGTTCCTCGACGACGCGCAACACGTCCCCATCAAGGTCATCACCCGGATGCTCGGCATCCCCGGCAGCGACCACGCCAAGTTCCGCGACTGCATCCACCGCCTCATCGAGGAGAGCCCCCTCGCCGGCGACGGGGTGCTCGACGCGATCTTCGAGATCGGCGGCTACCTCGCCGGCCACCTCGAGGACCATCGGACCGCACCCCGCGACGACATCATCACCCGCCTCCTCGACGCCCGCATGCCCGACGGGCGTCCCCTCACCGACCAGGAGATCCTCGGCGTCTGCATCCAGCTGCTCCTCGCCGGGATCGACACCACCTGGTCGGCGATCGGCGCGTCCCTGCTGCACCTCGCCACCCACCCTGACAACCGCCAACGACTCATCGACGACCCGACGCTGATCCACACCGCCACCGAGGAGTTCCTCCGCGTGTTCGCCCCCGTGACCATGGCCCGCGAAGTCGTCGAAGACACCGAGATCGGTCGCTGCCCGATGCGCACCGGCGACCGGCTGTTGCTGCCGTCCCCGGCCGCCAACCGCGACCCCGAGGTCTTCGACCGTCCCGACGACGTCGTCCTCGACCGCGAGGTCAACCGGCACTTCGCGTTCGGGGTGGGCATCCACCGCTGCCTCGGCTCCAACCTGGCCCGCATGGAGCTGCGGGTCGCGGTGCAGAGCTGGCTCGAACGCATCCCCGACTTCACGCTCACCGACCTCAACGCGGTCACCTGGTCCGCCGGCCCGGTACGCGGGCCGCGCAGCCTGCGGTTCGCGTTCACCGCCCGGCAGGCAAAGCCGTGA
- a CDS encoding alpha/beta fold hydrolase, translating into MSSPVAPELRRIRTDAGLTVVLERFGHASDRPPVLLLHGGGQTRHSWAGTAARLAERGYEAWTMDLRGHGDSDWATDGDYTTDAMVEDLDAVCAEIGRPPVLVGASMGGMVGLVSEGSLRPGRLRALVLVDIATQLEHAGVERIVGFMSAAPDGFATLEEAADAIAAYRPNRPRPSNLDGLRKNLRQGEDGRWRWHWDPAFLSGKSRDGRSDIDTLGDAARNLALPTLLVRGRMSDMLSLEGVATFREQCPHARFVDIADAGHMVVGDRNDAFTDAVIDFVDQLGADGGDEELAS; encoded by the coding sequence ATGAGCAGTCCGGTCGCGCCGGAGCTCCGGCGCATCCGCACCGACGCTGGCCTCACGGTGGTGCTCGAGCGCTTCGGCCACGCCTCCGACCGGCCGCCGGTCCTGCTGCTGCACGGCGGCGGCCAGACCCGCCACAGCTGGGCCGGCACCGCCGCTCGGTTGGCCGAGCGTGGCTACGAGGCGTGGACCATGGACCTGCGGGGCCACGGCGACTCCGACTGGGCCACCGACGGCGACTACACGACCGATGCGATGGTCGAGGACCTCGACGCCGTGTGCGCCGAGATCGGCCGCCCGCCCGTGCTGGTGGGGGCGTCCATGGGCGGCATGGTCGGCCTGGTCAGCGAGGGATCGCTGCGTCCCGGCCGGCTGCGCGCCCTCGTGCTCGTGGACATCGCGACCCAGCTCGAGCACGCCGGCGTCGAGCGCATCGTCGGGTTCATGTCCGCCGCGCCCGACGGCTTCGCCACCCTCGAGGAGGCTGCCGACGCCATCGCCGCCTACCGGCCCAACCGGCCCCGTCCCAGCAACCTCGACGGGCTGCGCAAGAACCTCCGCCAGGGTGAGGACGGCCGCTGGCGCTGGCACTGGGATCCCGCCTTCCTGTCCGGCAAGAGCCGAGACGGGCGCAGCGACATCGACACCCTCGGTGACGCCGCCCGCAACCTGGCCCTCCCCACGTTGCTGGTGCGGGGGCGCATGTCCGACATGTTGAGCCTGGAGGGCGTGGCCACCTTCCGCGAGCAGTGCCCGCACGCACGCTTCGTCGACATCGCCGACGCCGGCCACATGGTGGTCGGCGACCGCAACGACGCCTTCACCGACGCCGTCATCGACTTCGTCGACCAGCTCGGCGCGGATGGTGGGGACGAGGAGCTCGCCAGCTGA
- a CDS encoding acyl-CoA dehydrogenase family protein has protein sequence MTLVGPARVREEAESWFRENWDPEIPLGHWWERLADSGWGFPTWPERWFGRGLSTDQAKQVEAARAAVGAVGPPSGIGVMMAGPTIIDHGTEEQCQRFLPDMVTGKDVWCQLFSEPGAGSDLAGLQARAERDGDEWVVNGQKVWTSGAQFSKWGILIARTSVDVPKHEGITFFVIDMDQPGIEVRPLKEMTGGATFNEVFMTDARVPHANVIGEPNRGWGVAVTTLTHERNSLGASGMANAAGGVMIGRNDLDRPAGRRSSGGGEMAGMAAAFGGGGAMIAGLPALVGRGDDKVLRDKVMRIYTLMEITRYTSLRVQAAKAAGRGPGPEVSTGKLVASELVRQLRDVGLEALGPHGQLMGDDTPLGGMLQQLALFSPAISIAGGSDQIQRNIIGERVLGLPGEPRVDKDVPFADLKVGTQR, from the coding sequence ATGACCTTGGTCGGCCCGGCGAGGGTGCGCGAGGAAGCGGAGTCGTGGTTCCGCGAGAACTGGGATCCGGAGATCCCGCTCGGTCACTGGTGGGAGCGCCTCGCCGACAGCGGTTGGGGGTTCCCGACCTGGCCGGAGCGGTGGTTCGGCCGGGGGCTCAGCACCGACCAGGCCAAGCAGGTCGAGGCCGCCCGTGCCGCGGTCGGGGCCGTCGGCCCGCCCAGCGGGATCGGCGTGATGATGGCGGGGCCCACCATCATCGACCACGGCACCGAGGAGCAGTGTCAGCGGTTCCTGCCGGACATGGTCACTGGCAAGGATGTCTGGTGCCAGCTGTTCTCCGAGCCGGGCGCGGGGTCGGACCTGGCCGGGCTGCAGGCCCGCGCCGAGCGCGACGGCGACGAGTGGGTCGTCAACGGACAGAAGGTGTGGACGTCGGGCGCCCAGTTCTCCAAGTGGGGGATCCTCATCGCCCGCACCTCGGTCGACGTGCCCAAGCACGAGGGCATCACCTTCTTCGTGATCGACATGGACCAGCCCGGCATCGAGGTCCGACCGCTGAAGGAGATGACCGGCGGCGCCACGTTCAACGAGGTCTTCATGACCGATGCTCGCGTGCCGCACGCCAACGTCATCGGTGAGCCCAACCGAGGTTGGGGCGTGGCCGTGACGACGCTCACCCACGAGCGCAACTCCCTCGGCGCCTCCGGCATGGCCAACGCCGCCGGTGGGGTGATGATCGGGCGCAACGACCTCGACCGCCCGGCGGGGCGCCGCAGCAGCGGCGGAGGCGAGATGGCCGGGATGGCCGCCGCCTTCGGTGGCGGGGGCGCCATGATCGCCGGTCTGCCCGCCCTCGTCGGCCGCGGAGACGACAAGGTGCTGCGCGACAAGGTGATGCGCATCTACACCCTGATGGAGATCACCCGCTACACGAGCCTGCGGGTCCAGGCCGCCAAGGCGGCCGGCCGGGGCCCGGGCCCGGAGGTCTCCACCGGGAAGCTGGTTGCCTCCGAGCTGGTCCGCCAGCTGCGCGACGTCGGTCTCGAAGCGCTCGGACCCCACGGCCAGCTCATGGGTGACGACACGCCCCTCGGCGGGATGCTCCAGCAGCTGGCGCTGTTCAGCCCAGCCATCTCCATCGCCGGTGGATCGGATCAGATCCAGCGCAACATCATCGGCGAGCGGGTCCTCGGGCTGCCAGGCGAGCCCCGCGTCGACAAGGACGTGCCCTTCGCCGACCTGAAGGTGGGTACCCAGCGATGA
- a CDS encoding MDR family MFS transporter: MSDVTVAAPVPLTHRQILVVFSGLMAGMLLAALDQTIVSTALPTIVGELGGLDHLSWVVTAYLLTTTASTPLYGKLSDIYGRRLMFQSAIVIFVIGSMLCGLSQGMLQLIVFRGIQGIGAGGLMAMAFAIIGDIVSPRERGRYTGYLGAVFAVSSVAGPLLGGFFVDNLSWRWVFYVNVPIGVAALVITSSVLRLPFVRRDHAIDFAGAALLVAAVSTLLLALVWGGSEYPWGSSTIVGLFAASAVLTGLFLWWEHRTAEPILPLRLFGGRVFSTGAALSFLLGGAMFGAIVFLPLFLQVATGASATNSGLLLLPLMAGLMTTSITSGRVIARTGHYKKWPIAGMATAAVGMFLLSTMEPDTSRLTSSLYMLVVGVGLGMVMQVLVLAVQNGAEFSDLGVVTSSVNFFRSLGGSFGVSVFGVVFATALDDRLAELVPAGVLGAAGFNPESLTASPAQIRALPPEVLGPVTTAMADSITAVFLLVVPLLVLGVGLAMMMPELPLKDTSHIGATLEGAEITVAEIAGGEPAVDELTEHETVPIDGDGMGAGAAPDRCGGERRL; this comes from the coding sequence ATGTCGGATGTGACGGTCGCGGCGCCGGTGCCGCTCACCCATCGCCAGATCCTGGTGGTGTTCAGCGGCCTCATGGCGGGGATGCTGCTCGCCGCGCTCGATCAGACGATCGTGTCGACGGCGTTGCCGACCATCGTGGGGGAGCTGGGCGGCTTGGACCACCTGTCGTGGGTGGTGACGGCGTACCTGTTGACCACGACGGCGAGCACCCCGCTTTACGGGAAGCTGTCGGACATCTACGGCCGCCGGCTGATGTTCCAGTCGGCGATCGTGATCTTCGTGATCGGCTCGATGCTGTGCGGCTTGTCCCAGGGCATGTTGCAGCTGATCGTGTTCCGCGGCATCCAGGGCATCGGGGCGGGCGGGTTGATGGCGATGGCGTTCGCCATCATCGGCGACATCGTCTCGCCCCGCGAGCGCGGCCGGTACACGGGCTATCTGGGGGCGGTGTTCGCGGTGTCGTCGGTGGCGGGGCCGCTGCTGGGCGGGTTCTTCGTGGACAACCTGAGCTGGCGGTGGGTGTTCTACGTGAACGTCCCCATCGGGGTGGCGGCGCTGGTGATCACGAGTTCGGTGTTGCGGCTGCCGTTCGTGCGTCGTGACCACGCCATCGACTTCGCGGGGGCTGCGCTGTTGGTGGCGGCGGTGTCGACGCTGCTGCTGGCGTTGGTGTGGGGAGGAAGCGAGTACCCGTGGGGTTCGTCGACGATCGTCGGCCTGTTCGCGGCATCCGCGGTGCTCACCGGGTTGTTCTTGTGGTGGGAGCACCGCACGGCGGAGCCGATCCTGCCGCTGCGCCTCTTCGGCGGCCGGGTCTTCTCGACGGGGGCCGCGTTGTCGTTCCTGCTCGGCGGGGCGATGTTCGGGGCGATCGTGTTCCTGCCGCTGTTCCTGCAGGTCGCAACGGGGGCGTCGGCGACGAACTCGGGCCTGTTGCTGCTGCCGCTCATGGCCGGCCTGATGACCACCTCGATCACGTCGGGGCGGGTGATCGCCCGCACCGGGCATTACAAGAAGTGGCCGATCGCGGGGATGGCCACCGCCGCGGTGGGGATGTTCCTGCTCTCGACGATGGAGCCCGACACGAGCCGGCTCACGAGCTCGCTGTACATGCTCGTGGTCGGTGTCGGCCTGGGCATGGTGATGCAGGTGCTGGTGCTGGCGGTGCAGAACGGCGCCGAGTTCTCCGACCTGGGGGTGGTGACGTCGTCGGTCAACTTCTTCCGCAGCCTGGGCGGCTCGTTCGGTGTGTCGGTGTTCGGCGTGGTGTTCGCCACGGCGCTCGACGACAGGCTGGCGGAGTTGGTCCCGGCGGGGGTGCTCGGTGCTGCCGGGTTCAACCCGGAGTCGCTGACCGCGAGCCCCGCCCAGATCCGTGCGTTGCCGCCGGAGGTGCTGGGCCCGGTGACCACGGCGATGGCCGACTCGATCACCGCGGTGTTCCTGCTGGTGGTGCCCCTGCTGGTCCTCGGTGTCGGGTTGGCGATGATGATGCCGGAGCTGCCGCTGAAGGACACCTCCCACATCGGCGCCACGCTGGAAGGCGCCGAGATCACCGTCGCGGAGATCGCCGGTGGGGAGCCGGCGGTGGATGAGCTGACCGAACATGAGACCGTCCCCATCGACGGCGACGGGATGGGCGCCGGGGCCGCACCCGATCGGTGCGGCGGCGAACGCCGCCTGTGA
- a CDS encoding TIGR03617 family F420-dependent LLM class oxidoreductase, with protein sequence MKLDLMTGGMPLHAAQQLARHAADTGHAGLVITEAGRTAYLSCAAAALAADVDLLTGIAVAFPRSPMVTAQIAWELADATDGRFRLGLGTQVRAHIERRYNAPFDPPGPRIRDYIGAVRACFDAFRGASPLDYHSDHYELTLLPPVWSPGPIGPPDPPIDLAAVSPWMLRLAGQVADGVHVHPLNTRTYLADTVLPQLAAGAQRAGRHLEDFEIIVPAFLVVGDTPDERDRWRELARTQIAFYGSTPNYSFIFDDLGHPGTTDALRERQKAGDIAAMSAVITDDILRHFVTEGTWATIADAIGDRYAGIATRVVNYFGAIAWTEDPQHLARWKPIAEALSHIP encoded by the coding sequence GTGAAGCTCGACCTCATGACCGGCGGCATGCCGCTGCACGCGGCCCAGCAACTCGCCCGCCACGCCGCCGACACCGGCCACGCCGGTCTCGTCATCACCGAAGCCGGCCGCACCGCCTACCTGTCCTGCGCGGCCGCCGCCCTCGCCGCCGACGTCGACCTGCTCACCGGCATCGCCGTGGCGTTCCCCCGCAGCCCCATGGTCACCGCCCAGATCGCCTGGGAGCTCGCCGATGCCACCGATGGGCGGTTCCGGCTCGGTCTCGGCACCCAGGTCCGCGCCCACATCGAACGCCGCTACAACGCCCCCTTCGACCCGCCCGGCCCCCGCATCCGCGACTACATCGGCGCCGTCCGGGCCTGCTTCGACGCGTTCCGCGGCGCCTCCCCGCTCGACTACCACAGCGACCACTACGAGCTCACCCTCCTCCCGCCCGTCTGGTCGCCCGGGCCCATCGGCCCGCCCGACCCACCCATCGACCTCGCCGCGGTCAGCCCGTGGATGCTGCGCCTCGCCGGCCAGGTCGCCGACGGCGTCCACGTCCACCCCCTCAACACCCGCACCTACCTCGCCGACACCGTCCTCCCCCAGCTCGCAGCCGGCGCGCAACGCGCCGGCCGCCACCTCGAGGACTTCGAGATCATCGTCCCCGCCTTCCTCGTCGTCGGTGACACCCCCGACGAACGCGACCGGTGGCGCGAGCTCGCCCGCACCCAGATCGCCTTCTACGGCTCGACCCCCAACTACTCGTTCATCTTCGACGACCTCGGCCACCCCGGCACCACGGACGCGCTCCGGGAACGCCAGAAGGCCGGCGACATCGCCGCGATGAGCGCCGTCATCACCGACGACATCCTCCGCCACTTCGTCACCGAAGGAACCTGGGCCACCATCGCCGACGCCATCGGCGACCGCTACGCCGGCATCGCCACGCGCGTCGTCAACTACTTCGGCGCCATCGCCTGGACCGAGGACCCCCAGCACCTCGCCCGGTGGAAGCCGATCGCCGAAGCGCTGTCGCACATCCCCTGA
- a CDS encoding MaoC/PaaZ C-terminal domain-containing protein — protein MARPLSSDLVGHRLAPVSASWSEKDVMLYALGVGARPPEDLDFLYEGRGPVVLPTYGVIPGLMAMGGVFGEVEVNPAMILHGEQSVTLHRTLPPRAEVEINGRITDVWDKGKAAVIGFEGTAQDSDGDLFTVAATLFVRGAGGFGGERGPSTAGKNEPPDRDPDVVIEYGTRAEQAAIYRLSGDRNPLHIDPEFAKMAGYDAPFNHGLCTFGFVGRAVLAGVFDGDVDAFGTLEGRFADQVWPEDTIVTKIWREGDGAVVEASTQKGNVVLSQARTTHR, from the coding sequence ATGGCTCGACCACTCTCCTCGGACCTCGTCGGACACCGGTTGGCGCCAGTCTCCGCCTCCTGGAGCGAGAAGGACGTAATGCTGTACGCCCTCGGCGTGGGCGCGCGCCCCCCGGAGGACCTCGACTTCCTCTACGAGGGACGCGGGCCGGTCGTCTTGCCCACCTACGGCGTCATCCCCGGCCTCATGGCCATGGGTGGGGTGTTCGGCGAGGTGGAGGTAAACCCGGCGATGATCCTCCACGGCGAGCAGTCGGTCACCCTGCACCGCACCCTTCCGCCGCGGGCCGAGGTCGAGATCAACGGCCGCATCACCGATGTGTGGGACAAGGGCAAGGCGGCAGTGATCGGCTTCGAGGGCACGGCACAAGACAGCGACGGGGATCTGTTCACCGTGGCCGCCACCTTATTCGTCCGGGGTGCGGGCGGGTTCGGCGGCGAGCGGGGACCGTCCACGGCCGGCAAGAACGAGCCGCCGGACCGCGATCCCGACGTGGTGATCGAGTACGGTACCCGGGCCGAGCAGGCCGCGATCTACCGGCTCTCCGGCGACCGCAACCCGCTGCACATCGACCCCGAGTTCGCCAAGATGGCCGGGTATGACGCGCCGTTCAACCATGGGCTGTGCACGTTCGGCTTCGTCGGCCGGGCGGTGCTGGCCGGCGTGTTCGACGGCGACGTCGACGCGTTCGGCACCCTCGAGGGCCGCTTCGCCGACCAGGTGTGGCCCGAGGACACGATCGTCACCAAGATCTGGCGGGAGGGTGACGGCGCCGTCGTCGAGGCCTCGACCCAGAAGGGCAACGTGGTGCTGAGCCAGGCCCGGACCACGCACCGGTGA
- a CDS encoding Zn-ribbon domain-containing OB-fold protein, with product MLATDPHLFRLPGDGEDRPHLLGSYSAEAGLHFWPRRRRCPVTRTPVEDVELGPVGTLYAWTFLHVPRMGKVSFGDTGGYAVGQVDLPEGVRVQAPLVGSQHDWSIGDEMALTLFPVGTDDDGQELVTFRFEVVR from the coding sequence ATGCTCGCGACCGACCCCCACCTGTTCCGGCTCCCCGGCGACGGCGAGGACCGCCCGCACCTGCTCGGGTCGTACTCCGCCGAGGCCGGGCTCCACTTCTGGCCTCGTCGCAGGCGCTGCCCGGTGACCCGCACGCCCGTCGAGGACGTCGAGCTCGGCCCCGTCGGCACGCTGTACGCGTGGACCTTCCTCCACGTGCCGCGCATGGGCAAGGTCTCCTTCGGTGACACCGGCGGCTACGCCGTGGGCCAGGTCGACCTGCCCGAGGGGGTGCGCGTGCAGGCCCCGCTCGTGGGATCCCAGCACGACTGGTCGATCGGCGACGAGATGGCACTCACCCTCTTCCCGGTCGGCACCGACGACGACGGGCAGGAGCTCGTGACGTTCCGGTTCGAGGTGGTCCGATGA